The nucleotide window GGAGGTAGGTCAACGGCTTGGGGATTCGCGAAGGCTGCTTCTCAGGCCTGTGGTCTCTACGGGGCCGAATCCTGTGCCTGAGCTTCAGCTTGTAGATGGATGGGACTCTCTGGGGCTTCCGGAGTGTTCTCTTGCCCTTGCCTGGACATGCCTTGGCTTTATCAGAACTGGGGGCAGAGGGCGAAAGTGTGGCGGACTCTGGGGTGGCAGACACAGCAGGGGCTGAGCAGTCCTGCCCCCCTTGAGCTGGGACCTTCGTTGTCCTGGCACCCTTGGCACTTGGGCTTGCTTTTGTCCTCAGCCCACTCTCTTCGGCTCCCAGTTTCCCTTTTGGGCTTCCTGGGCCTGCACTTACAGCCGGCTTAGGGGAGCCTGTAGGGGCTGCCTTCCAGGCTCCCAGGTCCACCttaaggaggggtggggggccctGAGCCAGTTCTTGGATGACTTTGTCATAAGGACCCCCAGGCTCAGGCCACCGCCCACCCAGACTGGGCACGTAGACTCCACTGCGAGGAATGACTCCAGACCCTGTGCGCTGGGGGCAGGCACCCGCCACCTCTAGCAGCTTCATGTTGGCCAAAAGCTGCTCCCCAAGACTGTGGTAGATGGCTTGCTCCTTGATCCCACCTGAGGGCAGGGGAGTGCACCTCCCCTCCCGGTGCTGTGGGCCCAGGCCCCAGGGCTCTCCGGCCTCTGCTGTCACCTGGACATCCAGCTTCTGGTCCTCTTGCCTCTCTTCCACACAGCAGTCCCCATGTCTGGACCCAGACAGGTCCCCAATGACGGCCTTTAACGGAATGGGGCCTCTCCCCAGTTCTGTCCTGGGACCTCCACTTGCAGTCCCTGGAAAGCTTCTTCCCGGAGTCGGGGGGCAAGCTGGGGGCAACTGGACCGGGATCTTGGTGGGTCCTTTAACAGGGGATGGAGAATGGACAGATGCTGTCTCCTTAAGCTGGGAGGAAGCACCCTCGGCCTCACCCCGGGGTGGTGGCCTGGGGCCCACAGGCTTGGCTGGGCTGGAGGAACAAGGCAGGGGAGATGGTCCTCCTGCTGGTGTCCCTGTGGTAGTGGCCTCAGGGGCTTGGAGTCCCTGGGAGATGGGGGTCCTGGCACGAGTTCCCCAGCTGTCTGTCTCCTCATGAACCCAAGATGTGGGAGTCCTTCTCCTGGGGAGTTCAGGGGGGTATCtgtcctccctcttccctgaggAGGTGCACTGTGGGTCTCGGCCCCTGGGAGTGGGTGAGGATTGGGGGCTGGGTGGGCTGTCCCCAGCTGGCAGCTGCCTCCAAGACGGGGTGAGTGACTTCTCCTGGCACCTGAAAGGGAGAATCATAGGTCATCGGCAGGGTTATCTGATCCAGTCCCCTGGCTCTGGGAAGGGATGGCCTTTCCCCAGCCAGAACTCCCAGGGGGTCAGACTTCATGTTGAATGAAGCAGATGCTCCCTCTCCCCCGTGCCTGCCAGAGACTCTTCCTTACAGCAGATACTGTTTAGCCCATCCTCCCCCATTCCTTGTGTAGCAGATAGAAAGCAGCCTGGTCTGGACCCCAGGTTGCTTCAGATCCCACAACTACAGGTCACCAGTCTTGGGTGGGGAGGGTCTTACTTTCTGCTGTACCATGAAATGGCAGAGGGACCTTGGGTAAGTCTGTTCCCTTTatgggcctcagcctcctcatctgtgaaatgggagggtGTATGAAGTAACTAGATGATCCTAAAGGTACTGGGTGCTTTTTTGGTTCTGAACACCTGAGGTCTTGCTGGGATAGGGGCACTGCTGGGAGACCTGCTCCCCTTATCTTGGGGTGGGGTGACCTCTGAGAATGTGGACTCCAAAGCAGGAAGAGGCCCTGCCCTGTCCCTCCCCAGTACCTCGGGAATGGTGCTGTCTCTCTGAGGATCCCTGCCCCTGCTCTCCGTTCACGGTGGGGTGTAGGGGAGGAGGCGGCAGGGGGCCTCAGCTTTAGACCTGAAGAGGTATATGTCTTCCAGTCCACGGAGGGCAGGGGGCTCTGGGAGCGGCTGATGGTCATTGTAGGCTGGGGCTGCGAGGGCCCATCCTCCACCCTCACTTCATGCTGCACCGGTGGGACAGGGGGCTTCAGGAAGCTGCCCGTCTTGTGTGCTACCAACACAGCCccccagagagaggagaggaggaaagggtTAAACTCCTGCTGATGGGGTCCACCGTTCCCTCCCCCAGCTGTCCCACACCCTGAATCCCGCATTAGAGACAGTGGGACCTACTGTGACAGTGACAGCACCAGAATTTCCTCATGGGAGGGGTTTAGGGGATGAAATCGGGTCAGAGGGCCTGGCTGGGGGACTTGTTTAAAGCTGCAAGTCCACATCTTTTACTTAGATTGCATGCTTATTTGGGGTAGCTTGAGGTGCCGATGGAGATTATGGGACGACTAAAGACCCTTCCAAGTCATGCTTGGTGCCTCCATCAGAGCCAGACCTAAGCCCTGCCCACATGCACCCATGACCAAATGCTGATTCTCTGTGTGTTTGGCGCCATCTTGTGGCTCAAGTTGGTACTGCACCGTGGCTGGCCCGCTTTCCCCCTAGAGCTGAGAGGCCACCCACACCTGTACCTTCTACAGtatcttccttcctccatcccctgCACACCTCTTGCCCCTGGAGATCAGGCCTACCTCCCGCGTGTGCTTCCGGCCTCCCGACCCGGAGTCATAGGGAAGGGACTCTCAGGGGACTTACAGAGGGATGTGCACCGGCAGGGGTCATGTTTGTCCAGATAGTGACCGAGTGTGTCCCAGCCGCCCCCAACACGCACCATCACGTGGTTCCGGAGGatctgcagggggcaagggtgaGGTGGAGGGCAGGGTGAGGGCGTCCCCTCTCCATGGACCAGCCTGCAGGCCGTCAGCCCTTGCTCCCATCCACGTACACGCGCACACATGTGTAGTTGGGAGCGTGCCTATGTTGCAGCCTGAGTCCCCTCCAGGACTGGCATCAGATAACACATGTTGTCAAGGGTGGAGGCCAAGCTGACAAGCAGCAAGTTGCCCCACGGCGGCGAGACAAGGGATCTCCCAAGCACTGTGTAGTCTACCTCCCgactccctcctctcccttcggTTGACACCTGCACACGTTTGTATCAGAAACGGGGGCGCTGGCTTTGCTCTCGTGGTGTGTGTGTTAAAGGATCTGCAGGAGTCCTGGCCCGACTCCACTCCAGGTCACGTAGCCTCTCCAGGTCTCCACTTCCTTAGTGGAAACGTGGCGCCACAATCCATCCCCACCTACTTCACAGAGCTCTTGGCTCAGGCTCTGGGTGAGGGCCCAGGGAGCTGGCTCTGCCCCCAGGTGTGGCCCGGCCCAAGGAGAAGGCTTAGCTGTGCCCCTGAGCCGCTGGCCACACCCCCAGGTGCAGACTGTTTCTGGCCAGGTGGCCAGGCAtggggcagggtggagggggtggggagtggggagtagTGGGAGGCACAGTTCAGACTTGTACTGCCACTCAGAAGGCACCAAGCTGGGCATGTGAGCCGTGGACAGCGGGGTCTATGCGGCTGGGCCATGCAGGGAACACAAactgggcgggggggggaggggggagggggggcggggtcTCAGGCCCCTTGCTGTGACCAAGCCTGTGGGTGGAAAAGTGGGAGTACGCTTCATCCTCACTTCTGACTGGGGAGACCCCCTTCTGAACTAAGGTGGAGGCagatgggggggggggttctGGTTCTGGCTGCCCTCATGGGAGGAGGGGACATGCTTGCCAACTTTGGCAGGAATCTTCTGGAATTCtccaagggagagaaggaaagcccCAAGGCCTGATAACTGGGGATGAATGGTGATTTCCTGTCCTTGCCTTCAGGCCTGGGCCAAGTCCCACGGAAGGAAACCTGATTCTGCCGACCCCAGAGAGGGCCCTCCACCCCCAACCTGGGACTTACCCGGATGAAGATGAGGGTGTTGGAGTCTCCCACGCGGTACTTCCCCTCGGACACCTTGACCATGGAGAACTGAACCGGGCACGTGCAGCGGCTCACCAGGCTCTGAACCTGCGGGCAGTGGGCAATGGGTTcagccctcccctctgcccaggtAGCCAAGCTCCCCCTGCACGCTGGGTCAAGCCCAACGGGGGGcctgcctgccccccagccccaagGCTTCTGCTGAgtcagggctgggggctgagaaGCAAGTAGAGAAGACTTTTAATGGCTCAACGAGAACAAGACCTTGAGTGGCCACCTACGGCCCAGCACCCTCGTGAGTCAGCTGACAGAGGCCGCGGAGTGTGATGGTTAAGGTGGACCTTGGAACCTGACAGGTTTGGGTGGGAATCCTGCCTCCACCGCACTATAGGCCTTGGGCAAGGTAAGAACCCCCCCCTGAGCTCGATTCCTTGGTGGTAGAAGTGATTCCTAGTCACAGTCAGAGCTAACTCCCAGAACAGGACGCTCTGTGCCAGACACCGGCTGAGCGCTTCACGTGCGCTGGCTCATCTAACAGCCAGCGCGGTCGTGTAAGGTAGGCACGGTTACATCCCCACAGTGCAGataagggaactgaggcacagagagggcaaataatttgcccaaagtcacacagctgcaaAGCAGTGGAACTAAGACTTAAACCAAGCAGTCAGAAAAGGTTCTGCGTTCTTAACCGTCCCACGGGGTTTAAACGAGAGACGCGTAGGGTGCTGGATTCATAAAGAAAACGATGAGGGTCGAGGCTCAAAGTGGACACGACTTACTAACAACCACGCGGTGAGAGAGTGTCGAGGAGGGGACTGGAGCTGAAGAAGGGGGTGGCTCAGAGGGGCCGGATtcggagggggagagggaggcgggGCGAAGGAAGGCGGGGCCGAGGGGCGTGTCCGGAGCCCTCACCAATTGGTCCAGGTTGCGGAAGTGGCAGGGCGGGCGCGTGGGGGGCTCGGGCGGCGGCGGGGGGTCGGGTGGGGGCAGAGCCAGCTCCAGCCGCAGCTCCTCGTCGATCTCCTCCTCCAGCCGCACCAGGGTGGGCGCCGCGACGCCGAAGCGCCGGGCCCGGCGGCCCAGCTCCAGCAGGCACAGCACCACGTTCTTCACGTTCTTGCGCAGCACCAGGTCGTCCGTCTCGAACATCAGCACCTCTGGCCGGggcgggagaggggagaggagggtagGCAGCCTGAGATCCCTGCCGACCTGCCCGGAGCAAGCAAGCGGAACAGGTGGGAGAGCCCTGGGGCCATCCTGGACCAGGGCGGGGACGCAGGCATGGGGGATGGGGGTTTTCGTCTTAGGTTCTTGGCGGCAAGTCAGCCCCTAGGAGGGTCTGGACAGAATTGCTCAGGTACTGAGTGCAAGACGAGGTGGCTGCCTtatgggctgggggttggggggggaagaGGGGACACAGCCAAGCGAAGGAGCCTAACTCCACCTGCCCTTCTCCCCGCTCTGTTTGCCAGGATGGGTCCAGGAGCAAGAAGCAGTCTGTTCTGCTTCCCATGCGCGCCTCTCACCTCCAGTAACCACCAGGCACCCCAGACTCAACTCCCAGCCCACACGTAACCAGGCTGGGGTGAGTACAGGCTCTGGAGCCTGACTGCCAGCTTTGGAATCCTGACGCTCCCACCCACCGGATGTATGACCTTGGGCTAGTCCCAGCTCCagtctcctcttctgtaaaacggGAAAGTAGTCTGTTTCATGGGGTTGTTGTCGGGATAGTTATGTGTTTGCAGGCAATGTCTGGCACGTGGTAAATGCCCGGTAAGACACTAGCCTTTATCAGCCCTCCAGTCCTGCGCCATATTGTGTTGCCACCGGCCTGTAGGCCAGGCCTGACCCCTCCCTCTGCCACACCCACACTGCCTTTGGTCTGAAGGATGGTGCAGCATCCAGCTTCATCCCCGCTGCTGGGTCCAAGGCCAAGGAGATGAGGGAGCCTGATGTCAGTCCTAGAGTCTTGGAAGCCCCAAACACGACTGGCCCCTCTCTAACATCCACTTGcctcctccctgtcccctccccaccccactgtagCCCAAACACACGCCTTCTTTGTGCCCCCCTGCCTAGAACTCCCTGTCccccaaacttttttttattcCCCAAGACTCAGCTCAAAACTCCATCCACTATATGGTCTTTCCAGGCCCATCAGGTGGCtgtttctgcctctgtctccccagCACAGATGCCTCTACTTGAGCTTCTACCACGTTGGGCTGTAATTTATGCATCTTCTCAGCTGTCTCTCTTCCTGGGCCACAAACTTCTTGGCACTTCTCAGCCCTCTCAGCGCTCGGTGCCCAGCACGACGCTCTACCCAAAGGAGATAGGTGCTCGAATCATCCAatcaacacatttatttattgggGATTTCCTACgagattgggaaactgaggcatgaaaaGGAATGAGCTGGCCCAAGGCAAATCTGGAAGGAGGACCATGGTTCCTGACCCCTGATGCAGCCTGAGCCTCAGAGAGATTGACGCCTGGCAAGATAAGGGTCTGGGGAGGGGGGCCCAGGGTGCTTACCTTGGATACCCATCTCCTTGCGGCACCATTGGATGAAGTTGGAGATGTTGTCCCGGGCCTGGAAGGTGCCTGGCTGGGCGGACCCATTGCAGGAAACCCTGGCCCGGGGCAGGGGAATCCTTTGGGCTCGGGCAGGTGCCTCAGCCAGGAAGACCAGGGCGGCCTCAGTGACGGCGTTGGCATGCTGGCACAGCACCAGGCCCGTCTCCAGCACCTGCAGGAAGTTGGCTGCGTCAATGTCCAGCCCGTAGAGATCCCGAAGCCACTCGGCCAGGTCCTCCTTCATGGCTTCCAGGTACTGCTCACTGGACTTAAAGGGCCGGATGCTGCGCACCGGAGGCCTCGGGGTCCCAGGCCTCCTCCTGCCAGCCCCAGGCTGGGACATGGCTGGACCACTAgccggggaaggggcaggtgcCTCCTCTCTTCCACAGCTGTGTCTTCACTCCTACCACCTGCTGGGTCTTGGCTGGTTCCCCCTGACTCAGGGGTTCCCCTTGTCCTCTGAGAGCCCAGGACGGCTCTGCTACTTGCCGCTGGCTTCAGCCACTGTCACTGCCACCACTGGGCTGGGCCaggcccgccccctcccccccccattcCTCAGTCCCTGCCAGAACTTTCCTACTTGGTAGCCCTGCAGCGACCTCACACCCCAGCTGCCCAGTCCGCTCAGAGGTCGCCACCTCCCAGGACAGGTGGAGGTGAGGACACTCCTTTCTCCCCCCAGGGCTGGACAGGCCGTGCTAGCTGCATCCCACCCGCCACCGGCCGGCCTGGAGTCTGGCTGTCGGCCTCTCCACTCTGCTTTCCTCTCCTTGGAGACAGTGACTGCTACAAACACTCCTTGTTAACCCTTCCTGGCATTGCCTGCCCTGGAGCCTGGGGAGCAGAGGAAGGCTGGggctggcttctctcacttggtTGACACTGGTGGGGGCTTTTGGGAAATGAGGGAGAGAAGCAGGGCCAGGGGATGCCATGCCCCTTGGTGTTTAGTGAGCACCGTACGATAGGGATGAAATAGATGCAGCGATAGAGTCCATACACATGAGTTTGGCCTTGGACCCTTTCCTGAAGCCCTCTGTGACCTTCATATACTGcctagcctctctgtgccttagttgcctcaattataaaatgggaataataatatctacctctcC belongs to Eubalaena glacialis isolate mEubGla1 chromosome 19, mEubGla1.1.hap2.+ XY, whole genome shotgun sequence and includes:
- the GAS2L2 gene encoding GAS2-like protein 2, coding for MSQPGAGRRRPGTPRPPVRSIRPFKSSEQYLEAMKEDLAEWLRDLYGLDIDAANFLQVLETGLVLCQHANAVTEAALVFLAEAPARAQRIPLPRARVSCNGSAQPGTFQARDNISNFIQWCRKEMGIQEVLMFETDDLVLRKNVKNVVLCLLELGRRARRFGVAAPTLVRLEEEIDEELRLELALPPPDPPPPPEPPTRPPCHFRNLDQLVQSLVSRCTCPVQFSMVKVSEGKYRVGDSNTLIFIRILRNHVMVRVGGGWDTLGHYLDKHDPCRCTSLSHKTGSFLKPPVPPVQHEVRVEDGPSQPQPTMTISRSQSPLPSVDWKTYTSSGLKLRPPAASSPTPHRERRAGAGILRETAPFPRCQEKSLTPSWRQLPAGDSPPSPQSSPTPRGRDPQCTSSGKREDRYPPELPRRRTPTSWVHEETDSWGTRARTPISQGLQAPEATTTGTPAGGPSPLPCSSSPAKPVGPRPPPRGEAEGASSQLKETASVHSPSPVKGPTKIPVQLPPACPPTPGRSFPGTASGGPRTELGRGPIPLKAVIGDLSGSRHGDCCVEERQEDQKLDVQVTAEAGEPWGLGPQHREGRCTPLPSGGIKEQAIYHSLGEQLLANMKLLEVAGACPQRTGSGVIPRSGVYVPSLGGRWPEPGGPYDKVIQELAQGPPPLLKVDLGAWKAAPTGSPKPAVSAGPGSPKGKLGAEESGLRTKASPSAKGARTTKVPAQGGQDCSAPAVSATPESATLSPSAPSSDKAKACPGKGKRTLRKPQRVPSIYKLKLRHRIRPRRDHRPEKQPSRIPKPLTYLHLGPAKAPPRGRLVRAVLGSNGGKAALVDGASAGEREEGKERKEPAAPLESSSQPLEGQGPQQLDQAPLSPEEESWV